The segment GATAGGGGCTATGATAGGGGTGAGATATTAAGATATATGCTTAGAAATGGTTTGAGTTTTGTAATAAGGAGTGTTGGTAAGAGGCATTTGGATTACAATGGGAGTAGGCTTTCAGTATTGGATATTTGTAAGGATAAGATAAATAGAAGGTATAAAAAAGGTGGTATTTCTTATGGTTATGCTAAATGTTATTATCATGGCCATGCAGTTACATTAATTAGTGTAAGGGGTAATTCGTCGAAGAATATGCTTTATTTTATGAGTGAAGGGCATATAAGCAGTAGTAAGGAAGCGTATTTTAGGATTAGCAGTTATTTTTCCAGGTGGAAGATAGAAGAGAGCTATAAGTTTATGAAGCAGCAGTTTGGTATTGAGAAGTGCCTTGTGAGGAGGTTTGAGTCATTGAGGACGTTGTTAGGTATGGTATCTTTTTGCTGGAATGTATTAAGTCAGATAGAATCGGATGTTATGATATCCAAGTTGTTAGAAGATATGGCCAAAAGAGAGAAATACGACAATGAAGACAAAAAGGTATGTGAATTTAAATATTATCGGATATCGGATGGTATTGAAAGGGTATTACGGTCTTACAATGGTAAGATATTTCATCATAGAGATAAAAAATATGATTGTGATTATGTTATGTATTTTAAGATAGGTTATTATCTTAAATTTCCAGAAGAGCGTAAGAAGATATTTGGAATGGGCAAGATGAAAAGGAAGAAAAGTTTACTTGTGGCTTAGGGGTGCAAAAAATGGGGTGACGGCAGTTCTGCTTCCCTTGCAAAAAAATATAAATCTGCTATTTTATTCTTTTGGCAAAGATAGATCGGAGGTGTTAGCAATTATGGAAAGATTTGAATTTAAAGCTGAGGTAAAAGAGCTATTAAATCTTGTTATCAATTCACTCTATTCCCACAAAGAGATCTTTTTAAGGGAGCTTATATCCAATGCTTCTGATGCTATCGATAAGGCAAGATATCTAAGCCTTACAAATACCGAACTAAATCTTGCGGGAACAGAATGGAAGATACAGATAGTGCCCGACAAGGATGCAAAAACTTTAAAGGTTATAGACAATGGTGTGGGGATGAACCGGGAAGAAGCTATAAACAATCTTGGCACCATTGCAAAGTCGGGGACAAAAGATTTTATTGAGACATTGAAAAAGGCTAAGGAAACTGGCGATATAAATCTGATAGGGCAATTTGGCGTTGGCTTCTATTCAGCTTTTATGGTAGCAGAGAAAATAGAGGTGATATCCAAAAAGATTGGGGAGGAAAAAGCTATTAAATGGCGATCGACGGCAAACGGAAGCTTTGAAATTGAAGATGCTGAAAAGGAAGGTTATGGTACTACGGTGATTTTGTATATTAAAGAAGAAGATAAAGAGTTTTTGGATGAATGGCGGATTAAACAAATAGTTAAAAAATACTCAGATTATATTGGCTATCCGATTGTTCTTTCAACTACGAAAGATGGAAAAGTTAAGGAGGAAACCCTAAATTCGATGCAGGCGATATGGTTAAAATCAAAATCTGAAATAAAGCCTGAAGAGTACAATGAATTTTACAAGCATATATCACATGATTTTAATGATCCACTCGAAACGATCCATTACAAAGTGGAAGGTACAAATGAATTTACAGCACTTCTGTTTATCCCATCCAAGAAACCTTTTGATATATATTACAAAAGTCCGAAATTTGGGCCTGCTCTTTATGTGAATAAGGTTCAAATTATGGATGCCTGTGAAGATCTGGTTCCACCTTATCTCAGATTTGTCAAAGGGGTAGTGGATTCTTCTGATCTACCTCTGAACGTTTCCCGAGAGATGCTTCAAAACAATAGGCAGGTTGCTAACATAAATAAAAATATCACGAAAAAAGTTTTAGATACCCTCAAGGGGATGAAGAAAAATGATCCGGAAAAATACAAAAAGTTTTTTGTTGAGTTTGGGAATGTGTTAAAAGAGGGGATCCATACAGATTTTGAAAGAAGGGAAGAGATTGCATCACTTATGATATTCAACACACTAAACAATAGGGATAAGATGATAGATCTTGATACCTATGTGGAAAATTTCAAAGATGGTCAGGAGGAGATCTATTATATCGTGGGGCGTTCAGTGGAGGAGCTTATTAATTCTCCTCAACTTGAGTATTTTAAAACAAAAGGGATAGATGTCATCCTGTTTACAGGGGAATTTGACGAAATTATCATCGGTGGACTTTTTGAATATAAAGGTAAAAAGTTAAAATCTGTCACAAAGGGGGATATAAAGATCAAGGATGACGATGTGAAGGATATCAAGGAGAAAGAAGAGAGCTATAGACCTCTTCTGGACAGGATAAAAGAAGATCTGAAAGAAGATCTGCAGGATGTAAAAGCAAGTGCAAGATTGACAGATTCCCTCTGCTGTCTCGTGATGGACGAAAACGCAATGGATGAGTCGATGAGAAGATTGTTTGAGTCTATGGGGCAGGAGGTGCCAAAGTCGAAAAAGATTCTGGAATTGAATCTCAATCATCCGGTGATGAAAAAGCTCAAAGATCTCTACGATATCGATCCAAAAAGCTCAAAAATAAAAGAAATTGCAAATATGATATTTGATATAGCGCTGATTTCCGATGGAGAAAAACCGAAAGATCCGTCAGCTTTTTCCAGAAAAATAGCGGATCTGATGATGAATTTAATCTAAGCGGTGATGAAGGGAGATAAAACGTTGGAACGTTGAAATAAAACGTTAGAATGTTGAAAAGTTGGGACGTTAGAAAGTTAGAACGTTGGCATGTTGAAATGTAGAACTTAGAACATTGAACTTTGAACATAGAACATTGAACATAAAACGTTGAACATTGAACTTTGAACAAAAAAAATGCCTGAGGGGGGACTCGAACCCCCACAGGTGTTACCCCACAGGATCCTTAGTCCTGCGTGTCTACCAGTTCCACCACCCAGGCTTTTTATTGGGGATAATCATATAGCAATCTTTATCCCTTTTGTCAATACCTAAGAGATTTTTTATTTTTTATCATATAATTTTGTTTATTAAATAATTTTGTCCGCTATAATAATATGTAGGAGGTGCATATGAAGAAGATCTTTTTTATAGGGATCATTTTTGTAATGTTTGCGGCGGTATCTTATGGGGGGAGTATTGAGCTGTCTGGAAAGATAAGCTCTATTACGGTTTTTTCTGATTCCGCTCTGGTTAAAAAAATGATTGACGTAAAGGTTGCCAGAGGGGAAAATTTGTTTAGTATCATAAATTTGCCTTTGATGATGGATGATGCTTCTTTGAAGATTAAACCAATTGAGTGCACAGGCGTAAAAATAAAGGATATAAAAATACAGAAAACCTTTTTAAACACCGGGCAAAACCCCCGTGTGGATCAACTCAACAAGATGCTAAATGAGTTAAATGACAGAATTTCACTTCTTACCAATGAAAAGAATGTCATAAATAGTACGCTTGAATACATAAAGAAGGCTAATGCGAATCAGAAGTTGAGTATTCAGGAGCTTGAAGGATTGATAAATTTTAATGAAAAGACCATGTCGGCAAAGCTGGAAAGATTGGTGTATCTGGATAGGGAGCTTGAAAAGCTTGAGCTTAATAGATCGTCAGTTCTGGAAGAGATAAATCTTTTAAAAAATCGCAATAAAGAGACAAAAGTTGTTCAGCTTGTGATTGCATCTGAAAAAGGGGAAAGTTTGAAAATGGAGGTTTCTTATCTGGTGAGAGGGGTAAGCTGGGTGAGTTCTTATGAAATAAATGCAAATTCCACAAACGAAAAGATTGCCATTGGACATTTTGTGAATATAAAGCAGGCTACAGGAGAGGATTGGACAAATGTGGATATTGAGGTCTCCACCGCCAGACCCTCATCAGGAAGGCTTCCGGAGATATTCCCCATTTATCTTGAAAAATATCTTCCGCAATTTGGTTATAAAAAGGGAGGGGATTTTCTGGAAGAGAGTGTTATGTCAAAGGCTAACAAGTCTATAGCATTTATTGAGCCGGAGATAAAGGAAGAGGCAACATCTTTCCTATTTAAAGTACCTTATAAGGTGAATATCCCGTCTGATAATAATTTTTACAGGTTTCAAATAGCTGAAAAGGAAAACAAAGGGGAGTTTTTTTACTATGCGATACCAAAGATGGAGAAATCGGCATTTTTAAAAGCCACTGTGAAAAACAGTTTTGGCTACCCATTACTTCAGGGGAATGCATCAATCTATCTTGATGGTATCTATGTGGCAAAGGTAAACCTTAATAAGACGATGCCGGATGAAGAGATAGAGGTTTCTTTAGGGAAGGATGAAAGTATAAAAGTGGATAGAAAACAGCTAAAAAGATTTACCGAATACGTTGGGTTTGGGAATAAGAACGTAAAGGTGAGCTATGAGTATATCATTACGATCCAGAATACGAAGAAGAACGGAATCATCTTAAACGTAAAAGATCAGTTTCCCGTATCGAGGGATGAAATGATAAAGGTAAACCAGATAGAGCCTACAAAGGATAGGGCTATAATATCTGATGATGGTATAATATCCTGGAACCTCAGTCTATCCCCGAAAGAAAAAAAGGAGTTATCGGTGAAATACAGCGTGGAGTATCCGAAAGATTATAAGGTATCAGGATTGGAGTAGGTGTATGCTGTATGGGATGTCGTCTGTTTTACATTTTTGTCAAATAAGTTGACAAAAATGTAAAAAGGTATTAAATATATCAACTGTAGAGTCGGGATTTGTAGGGGTTTTAGTTTTAGATTTAAACGACTTATGTTGGCATTTAAATTGCTCTAATAGAGTATAATTTAAATTGCTCTAATAGAGTATAATACAAAAATAAGGAGGTAATATTTATGAAAAGTGTAAAAAAAGGTTTTACGCTCATCGAGCTATTGGTAGTTGTGGCAATTATTGCAATCCTTGCCGCAATCGCTATACCACAGTTTGCAAAGTATAGGGAGAATGCTGCAAAAGCTTCGGCGGTTGCCGATGCGAAAAATATCGCGACTGCTATAGAATCTTATTATGCAGATACCCAGAGTTTTCCTTCCAGCATAAGTGATGGTAGTATTGTCCCATTGGGTACGCAGACTTTTTCTCTAAGTAAAAATAACAGTTTCAAAGGGTATTATTATAATAACCCATCTTATACGTTTGTTGTTTCAAATACTGCTTTTAATAGAAGTGTAACATTTAACTCTGCTACTGGCGGAGTAGATGTAAATGTATGGTAATAAATAATAGACTTTTTACATATTTAAAAGAGGGAATTTTATATTCCCTCTTTTTTTTATTATTTTTTTCTCTTCAAACTAAAACGTTGAATACCGGAGATGCTGGGGAGCTTGTGGCAGCTTCTTATGGGTTGGGAGTTGCACACCCTTCAGGCTATCCTGTATATTTGATGATCTCTAAGTTTTTCACATTTTTACCATTTGGCAGTATTACCACAAAAGTTGCTCTGGTTTCTACAATCTCTTCCACACTTTTACTTGTTTTGAGTATGAATTTTTTAAAGCAGGAAGGTTTAAATCTTACAGTACGTTTTTTTTTCTGTCTTTTATTAATGTCATGCTACTCTTTTTTTGCTCAGTCGTTACTCGCAAAGTTTTATCCATTAAATACCCTAATGATATTTGCCATTTTTTATTTAGGTTATAAAAGTCTTCATCAGCATAATGTAAAATACCAGCACACTATTGCTTTTTTGTTTGGTATATCTGCTGGCTTACACCAGACTATCTATTTCATGTTTTTAGCACTACTTGTCCCCGTAATATTTCACTTTAAAGATTTTATTAAAAATCTTTTATTTTCTTTCTTCCTTTTTCTTCTTGGGTTTAGTAATGTTTTATATCTTATGGTAAGAAGCTGGAAGGATACTTTGCTTAATATGTCCCCATCAGGTAACGTTGAAATGCTTTTCTACACTCTATCTCGGAAAGCTTATGATAAATCATCCAGTATTGATATTGCTAAGTCGTTTTTTAATTTTGAGCTACAAAAGATTTTTTATGCGATAAAAAACTGTATTACGCTATTATCAAGAGAATTTCATCCGTATATATTTATTTTTCTTATATCCGGTTTTATTTATTTAGCAATGAAAAACAGACGGTCGTTCTGGTATTTTCTGTCAATTTATTTAGCCTACTCATTTTTTTTGGTTTATCACACTTTTTCATTAGAAAAACCTGGTCTTGATAGTTGGTATATTTCTGCTCATCAATATTTCTTACCTATTTTTTTATTTACCGCAATAATCTGCTCATATGGATTTGAACTTATTACTTCAAAACTTTCTATAAACCTATCAATATTGAAATATCTTATACTGTGTTTTCCTCTCATTTACTTGCCTCAGAATTTTTTTGTAAATAATTACGATAGAAATCACGTACCATACTATAAAACAATTGATCATTTTTTTGTGAAACCTATAAAGTCAGTCGTTATATACAGTGGTGACAATGACGTTTTTCAGGGTTGGTATCTTAAAAATGTTGAAAAATTTAGAGATGACTTATGCTTGATAAGTGCCCCTGTAATCAAAGATAAAATCTGGGAAACTAATAATGGCTGTAACTATAAAATTTATAAGGATGCATATCCAGAAATTAATTACGAAGATACTTCATTTAACCTTAATAGTCTCAAAGGATATATGAAGAAAAAAAGAGTATATTCCTCCATACCAATAGAAGAAAATGACTTATTAAAAGAGCATCTTAAGTCTGAATACGTGCTTTTGGACTTTATGATATTTCCAAAAGATATAAACGTCGATAATGACACAAAAAACTGGATAGCCAAACAGAGATACGATTACAAAGATTACATCCATTATAACATATGTATAAATCATGGAACAGATGACCTATTTACAAAATCATTATGCAAAAAATATTCCACTTATTTGACATATTTAGCCTATGACATTGGGGAAAAATATCAAAAAAATTCTATTTCAAAAGTCGATCTTTTTTTTGAAGGGAATTTAAATAAAACACTTCAAATAAATACAAACAATGAAAATTTAGTTTACCTTTATAGGGCCTATCAAATTAACAAATTGAATGATGAAAAAGAATTTTATCTTTACAGTGGGTTTTAATTATGGAAAAATTTAAAAATTATGTTTTAATAGCATGTGGATTTCTTTTAGTTATATTTATTGTATTACTAATAAAACAGTATAATTACTATAAAGATGGCCAGAGTTTTGAGAAAAGTGGACTATACATAAAAGCAGTGGATAGCTATGCAATGGTGGTCTATATGCATATCCCTTTTTCAATCTATGAAGGGAAATCTATAGATAATATATTAAAATTGGCCGATAAGTATAGTGATAATGTAACATTTTCTTTGTATTGTTATGAAAGGTTAAGAAGTAGCATTTATGGTACCAGATGGTTTTATACTCCTCATAAAGATGTATTAAATCAAATTGAGCCAGAGATTGCAAGAATAAAGACCAGACTACTTATTAAGGATGGTTATAAAAAAAGTGATAATGAAACTTTTAGAGAGCTTATGGGAATAATGACTGCAGACTTAAGCCCTGATCCTTTGCTTTCATTTGTTAGCATTCTATTATTTTTTAATTTTATATTTATTACTATCTTTGCAATTAATAAATCCTCCAGAGAAAAAAAATTTAGTGTTAAAACTTTTGCATTATATTCACCATTAATTGTTTTTTCTTGGATTTTGTGGATAATTACCTTGTATAAGGCATAAGATGAAGGTTCTCATAACGCCATTATTTGGATTAGGTGATACACTTATGTTTACTCCAGCCCTTGAGATTTTAAAAATGAATAGACCTGATTGGACTATTGATGTTTTTACTTTCAAGAGATCAAATTACGAAATCTTAATCGATAATCCCTATATAGATAATTTAATTTTTGAACCGATGCTGACATGGAATAAATTGAAAGTGATAGGATATATGTTGAAATCTCTAAGAGGAAAATATGATGTCGTAATCAATTTTTATCCTTCAAATAGAAAAGATTACAATATTTTTGCATTTTTAACTGGTGCCAGATATAGATTGGGGCATAGGTATCTGTATATGAATTTTAAAGAATGGAACTTTTTAAAAAATCTTACCATCGACGAAAGCACTCAAATGCATTGCGTAGAGCAAAATATCAGACTATTGGAATTGCTTGGTATAAATAATAACATGAATGAAATTCCAGATATGAAAGTATACCTTTCTGATGAAGAGGTAGAAAAAGGGGAGATATATCTAAAACAGTGGGATTCAATAAAAATAGGTCTGCATACAGGGACAAGTAGATTTAAAAATCATATTAACAGAAGGTGGCCAAAAGAATATTTTCTCGAGATCGTTAATTATTTTAAAGAGGTAAAATTTTTACTCTTTGGGACGGATGAAGAAAAAGAAGAAAATGAGTATATCTTAAAAAATAATAAAAATGATAATGTCATTTTGGTTGAAAACAAAACTATTAGAGAAGTGGCAGCCATTGTAAAAAACCTCGATCTTTTTATCTCTAATGATTCTGGTTTGATGCATCTTTCTGCAGCTGTGGGGACTAAAACCTTTGGAATTTTCGGCCCTACGAATCCAATATGGGTTAAGCCCTGGGGTGATAGGAATACGTTTTTTAAGTTGGATTTACCCTGTTCCCCTTGTTTTGTTTATTCACCAAAGCCTTTAAACTGTAAAATTGATGATAGATTTAAGTGTCTTAAAGAGTTAAAACCTGATATAATAATAAAAAAGATCAAGGAAGTATTATGAGGGGAATTGTTTTATTACCAACGTATAACGAAAAAGATAATATAATGAAGATTTTAAACAAGTTGCTTGTTTATGACTATCTGGATATTTTAGTAATTGATGATAACTCGCCTGATGGTACAGCTGATATAGTAAAAGACCTGATGCAGATAGAAAAAAGGGTTTTTTTAATGGAGAGGGAAAAAAAACTTGGTCTTGGGACGGCGTATGTGAGTGGCTTCAAATGGGGGTTGGAAAAAGGTTATGATATTTTCTTCGAAATAGATGCCGACCTTTCACATGATCCTAATGAAATACCCAATTTTATATCAAAAATCAAAGAGGGTTATGACCTTGTGGTAGGTTCCAGATATGTTCACGGCACTATCAGCGTTGTGGGCTGGGATTTTAAAAGATTGTTGCTATCAAAATTTGCAAACTGGTATGCAACTACAATTTTAGGGGTGAAGTATTTGACGGATATAACAAGTGGTTTTAGGGCATATACGAAAAATGCTCTGGAAAAGATAGATTTAGCTAATATAAAATCTAATGGGTACGCCTTTCAGATTGAAATGGTATATAAGCTACATAAATTGGGTTGTAAAATTACAGAAATTCCGATAATATTTTACGAGAGGGGGGCAGGATCTTCAAAAATGAGTAGAAAAATAGCCTTTGAAGCTGCTATTATGGTATGGAGGCTTAAATTTGGGAGAAATTAAGTATATTAAGACACACTGAGTATTTATGAAATCACCTGATTATATTATGATTGTGTATAAAAAAGCTGGATTAGTTATTAAAATAGAATATTTGAGCTTAGTAAATTTTTGTAAAAATGTTTAAAAATTTATCCTACGTATCTATTTCTTTTATTTACATTAATTTATTGGGGTATCTGTTTCACATAATTGTCAGTCGCCAGCTTGGACCTGTCAAATATGGGGAGTTTATTGTTTATTACTCACTAATACTCGTTGGATCAAATGTGGCTGGAATACTTGGTAATATTTCAGTGAAAAAAATAATCGAGAATCCTGAATTAAAATTTGAAACCCTGAGATTTTTTAGAATATTTAATCTAATTGTTGGGTTGATATTCTTTTTGTTAATAATAATCTTTTCAGGTATTATTTCGGATTTTTTGAATCTGACAGGTAGCTTTTATCTCTACCTGGTTGCTTTAGCAATACTACTTGCTCTAATTGTAACTCCAGAAAAGAGTTTAATACAGGCGGATAAAAATTTTAAGTCTCTCTCAATAATAAATTCTACAGAATTAACAATGCGGTTTTTTTTTGCAATTATTTTGATTTTTTCAGGATATGAGATTTCTGGAGCCATATTATCGACACCTTTTGCTTTATTAATGGTTTTTTTTGTATTATTATATCTAAACGATCATGTCTTTGGTAAAATAAATCCCATACATTTGAAAACAATCATTATAACAATACTATATATCTCCCCCATGAGCATTGTTATATACTTCGATTCTATTTTTGTAACAAGAGTTTTTAGTTACGAAAATGCTGGTATTTATGGGTCCTTTTCTGTATTGGGGAAAACAGCGCTTTACTTTTGTTTGACTTTATTCAATGTTTTCTTCCCGGAATTTCTTTTGTTGAAGGATAGTAAAAAAATGTATAAAATAATTCGTCTTGCGAATATTCTAACGTTTTCTATTTATATTGTCATTATAATTGTAGTAATTTTAGTAGGCAAGCCTATTTATGAATTTTTATTCGGTTATCAATATATAAGTGGTTTTCAATATCTGGTGCCATATCTGATAGCATTAATCCCTTTAACCTTGAACAGCTACAATATTGGTTTACTCACAGTATTAGAAAAATATCTACCACTCATATATTTTTACTTAATTTCATATTTAGCTGGATTTATTATTTTAGACTTAAGCAAAATAATTGTGTATATTGGATATATCTTTTTGATAAATTTCGTTTTTTATTTAGTATTTTTAATTGCGCTTTTTCTGTCTAAAAAGAATCATTCTATTTAAAAGTTTAATAGTGTGTAAAAAAAAGCACTATTTGCTTAAATTTATCAATTAGTTGTGCCAGTTAAACTAAGTAAGATTTCTTCGTAGTCCAAGGCTAATTTATCCCATGTTAAATTTTTTGCGTATTCTAATGCTTTTTTACCCATCTGTAAAATCATCTCTTCGTTCTCCCACAAGGTTTTCATCTTATCTTTTAAATCTTCTGGATTTTCACTTTTAAAACTTAACCCAAAACCATTTTCTATAACATAAGACAGCTCCGGGATATCACTTACAATAAGAGGTTTCCCCATGGAAGCAACTTCCAAAGTAACGATACTCTGTCCTTCAAACCTTGAAGGCATGACTATGAATTTTGCATTTTTTATAAAATTTAACTTTTCTTGACCGGTTAGAAATCCGAGAATTTCAACATTATTATTTAATCCTTTTTCAGTTATTAAATTTTTAAGTTTTATTTCATCTTTTCCTTTACCTGCTATTTTAAGAGGAAATTTTATGTCTTCGAGGGCTTCTAAAAGTAAATCTAATCCCTTGTGGAATATATCTATTCTTCCAATGAATCCAATATAATTACCTATATTTATGTCTTTTTCTATGTGTTTTTCATCCACTCCATTCGGGATAATTTTACCATTTAATTTAAACTTGTTAAGAGAAATTTCAGAAACACAAATAATATTTTTGTAAATACGAGGATAAAACTTTTCTATTAAATAGAAAGGCAAACCAAAAAAGCCATATCTTTTTAAAATCTGTAATTCTTCTCTTTGATGCAATTGTAGTACTGTTTTTTTATGGAATAAGAAAGAAAAAACTGGGTTCCAGGGAGCAAAATCCTCAACTACAATATCATAATCTTTAGCATGATTTTTTAGATACTTAATCGATTCAAATGCATAAGAAAAAACACTCAATTTATAACTCTTGTCAGTTCCTAAAAATTTAAACTTTAAATTTCCTTCCGCATAATCCTTAGCACCTTGATATTTACCTGATATTATCGTTATATTATGACCTTTTTCTACTAATCTCTTGTTAATTTCAAAACACCTTACAGCTCCACCACCACCAACCCAGGGATTATTTATATGATCGTAGATAAGATGAAGTATTTTCACTTTATTTCACCAAATTTATTAGTCAAAAAATCTTTTACTCCTCTAACATAAGCATCAAAATTAAACGGTAGATTTTTTAATTTGCGAACAATCGTGTATTTAAAAAAATAGGAAAAAAACACAAATGGTAGAAAATATGGATAATGTTTTTTTGTAAATAAAAATCCATTTCTAACCCAATAATAGTCGTTTACTTTATTTATTCTTCCTGCTGTGCCTCCTTCTTTATGATAGATTATGCAACTACTACAATAAACAATCTTATATCCCTTCTTTTGTATTCTTATACCGTAATCAGCATCGTCCCAATAAAGAAAAAATCTTTCATCAAAAAGACCAACATATCTTACAACATCTACAGGCATAAACAAAGATGCACCTGATATGTAATCCAATCTTTCGTTATCTTTTTTTCTAAATATTGAATTTCCGATGATTGGGTATAAAGTACATCCTCCAAGCATTTGTAATTCTCCGTTAGGATACAATATTTTTGTTCCTAAAGCTCCAACTTTTATGTTTTTGTTTATGGCTTCATAATAACATTTAACCAAGTTTCCCAAAGATGATTTATTAAGGACTGTATCGTTGTTTAATATCCAGATAAATTTATAATTTTTCACGTTGTTTAAAATAAATTCTAATCCTTTATTAAATCCACCAGTATAACCTAAATTTTCATCGTTTTTTATTATATAAAATTGAGAGTTTTCACTTATATTTTCTATTGTGTTGTTTTCATCTATTATTTTATAATCTAAATTTTTATTCGTTAAGAAAGAAATCAAGTTATCTACAGAATTATCATTTGATCCGTTATCAATAAAAATTATATCGTAGTTTTTATAATCAAGAAAAAAAACACTATCCAAAAAATTTTTACTATCTTCCCAATTATTCCAATTTAAAGTTAAAAGTGCAACTTTACTCATTGGTCTTTTCCCCTACAAAAGTTACTGTACTTCCAAATAAAAATTGGTAAAAAGTAAATGATACATCAGCAATTTTAAATAGCTCTAATAAAGCTATAAATATACCTAGTCTCGATAACTCCCAATATTTTCTTTCTAAGAATTTGTATTTAGCACTTACTTTAAACATTAATTTTTCTTTTGTCGATTTTTCGCCTTCCTCTAATAATCTCTGATAACCTTTGTGCTTTTCCAAACTTTAACCTCCATACCTTATACTTTTTATATAATTAATAAAATAACAACAGTTACCATGATAGGTTATACTTCTTTTACGAGTATATCAGAGAATTTAAATAAAGCAAAGAAAAAGTTATATAAAGTCAACAAAATATTGTTTCCATCCTGAACGTGGTAAAGAATTTTAAAAAAAAGGTGGCTTTTTACTGTTTCACACGTTAAAATTGCAGAATAACTAATCCAGAAATTAATTATTTTTTTCACGATTT is part of the Calditerrivibrio nitroreducens DSM 19672 genome and harbors:
- a CDS encoding transposase — translated: MMILHKKATITTNWRQFMIYEIAENVKRKILILTQNLNDYITRPQQKYMIEMVSGVFATKSLNLTSIAGYLNERCGVKHSLKRLQRNTFNYSTLLDISNAYNIDYAYNETKSDDRLIISIDGGDLTHDYGIGFELIGKVHDGSSNKVGYGYPLNHAVCYSPKSKRMFSLYIDVYSYKSSNFKSENAKTIEMLEKIGIRFKDKGLFVFDRGYDRGEILRYMLRNGLSFVIRSVGKRHLDYNGSRLSVLDICKDKINRRYKKGGISYGYAKCYYHGHAVTLISVRGNSSKNMLYFMSEGHISSSKEAYFRISSYFSRWKIEESYKFMKQQFGIEKCLVRRFESLRTLLGMVSFCWNVLSQIESDVMISKLLEDMAKREKYDNEDKKVCEFKYYRISDGIERVLRSYNGKIFHHRDKKYDCDYVMYFKIGYYLKFPEERKKIFGMGKMKRKKSLLVA
- the htpG gene encoding molecular chaperone HtpG; this encodes MERFEFKAEVKELLNLVINSLYSHKEIFLRELISNASDAIDKARYLSLTNTELNLAGTEWKIQIVPDKDAKTLKVIDNGVGMNREEAINNLGTIAKSGTKDFIETLKKAKETGDINLIGQFGVGFYSAFMVAEKIEVISKKIGEEKAIKWRSTANGSFEIEDAEKEGYGTTVILYIKEEDKEFLDEWRIKQIVKKYSDYIGYPIVLSTTKDGKVKEETLNSMQAIWLKSKSEIKPEEYNEFYKHISHDFNDPLETIHYKVEGTNEFTALLFIPSKKPFDIYYKSPKFGPALYVNKVQIMDACEDLVPPYLRFVKGVVDSSDLPLNVSREMLQNNRQVANINKNITKKVLDTLKGMKKNDPEKYKKFFVEFGNVLKEGIHTDFERREEIASLMIFNTLNNRDKMIDLDTYVENFKDGQEEIYYIVGRSVEELINSPQLEYFKTKGIDVILFTGEFDEIIIGGLFEYKGKKLKSVTKGDIKIKDDDVKDIKEKEESYRPLLDRIKEDLKEDLQDVKASARLTDSLCCLVMDENAMDESMRRLFESMGQEVPKSKKILELNLNHPVMKKLKDLYDIDPKSSKIKEIANMIFDIALISDGEKPKDPSAFSRKIADLMMNLI
- a CDS encoding mucoidy inhibitor MuiA family protein, with the protein product MKKIFFIGIIFVMFAAVSYGGSIELSGKISSITVFSDSALVKKMIDVKVARGENLFSIINLPLMMDDASLKIKPIECTGVKIKDIKIQKTFLNTGQNPRVDQLNKMLNELNDRISLLTNEKNVINSTLEYIKKANANQKLSIQELEGLINFNEKTMSAKLERLVYLDRELEKLELNRSSVLEEINLLKNRNKETKVVQLVIASEKGESLKMEVSYLVRGVSWVSSYEINANSTNEKIAIGHFVNIKQATGEDWTNVDIEVSTARPSSGRLPEIFPIYLEKYLPQFGYKKGGDFLEESVMSKANKSIAFIEPEIKEEATSFLFKVPYKVNIPSDNNFYRFQIAEKENKGEFFYYAIPKMEKSAFLKATVKNSFGYPLLQGNASIYLDGIYVAKVNLNKTMPDEEIEVSLGKDESIKVDRKQLKRFTEYVGFGNKNVKVSYEYIITIQNTKKNGIILNVKDQFPVSRDEMIKVNQIEPTKDRAIISDDGIISWNLSLSPKEKKELSVKYSVEYPKDYKVSGLE
- a CDS encoding prepilin-type N-terminal cleavage/methylation domain-containing protein codes for the protein MKSVKKGFTLIELLVVVAIIAILAAIAIPQFAKYRENAAKASAVADAKNIATAIESYYADTQSFPSSISDGSIVPLGTQTFSLSKNNSFKGYYYNNPSYTFVVSNTAFNRSVTFNSATGGVDVNVW
- a CDS encoding protein O-mannosyl-transferase family, whose amino-acid sequence is MVINNRLFTYLKEGILYSLFFLLFFSLQTKTLNTGDAGELVAASYGLGVAHPSGYPVYLMISKFFTFLPFGSITTKVALVSTISSTLLLVLSMNFLKQEGLNLTVRFFFCLLLMSCYSFFAQSLLAKFYPLNTLMIFAIFYLGYKSLHQHNVKYQHTIAFLFGISAGLHQTIYFMFLALLVPVIFHFKDFIKNLLFSFFLFLLGFSNVLYLMVRSWKDTLLNMSPSGNVEMLFYTLSRKAYDKSSSIDIAKSFFNFELQKIFYAIKNCITLLSREFHPYIFIFLISGFIYLAMKNRRSFWYFLSIYLAYSFFLVYHTFSLEKPGLDSWYISAHQYFLPIFLFTAIICSYGFELITSKLSINLSILKYLILCFPLIYLPQNFFVNNYDRNHVPYYKTIDHFFVKPIKSVVIYSGDNDVFQGWYLKNVEKFRDDLCLISAPVIKDKIWETNNGCNYKIYKDAYPEINYEDTSFNLNSLKGYMKKKRVYSSIPIEENDLLKEHLKSEYVLLDFMIFPKDINVDNDTKNWIAKQRYDYKDYIHYNICINHGTDDLFTKSLCKKYSTYLTYLAYDIGEKYQKNSISKVDLFFEGNLNKTLQINTNNENLVYLYRAYQINKLNDEKEFYLYSGF